A single Deltaproteobacteria bacterium IMCC39524 DNA region contains:
- a CDS encoding replication-associated recombination protein A, protein MDLFSSETSGKAPAPLAERLRPQRIDEMVGQQHLLGEKGILRRLIEQDQLTSAIFWGPPGTGKTTLARVIAQTTRSYFVAFSAVLQGVKDIREVVAKAQQERNYYGRRTLLFIDEIHRFNKAQQDALLPWVENGDIILIGATTENPSFEVNSALLSRSKVFVLEPLAADDIAKLLNRALSSQEGLGEQQLTIDDGAITFIAEQSHGDARSALNSLEVAAATATGKTILQSDAAAAMQKAPLLYDKGAEEHYNVISAFIKSMRGSDPDGAIYWLARMIEAGEDPLFIARRMVIFASEDVGNADPRALQIAVSAQQAVHFIGLPEGRIPLAQAVTYLATAPKSNAAYVAIGEAQKEVRQSGALPVPHHLRNAATGLMKELGYGKDYQYAHNHENSVVTQKHLPEALGDTSYYRPKESGYEKTIQERLDWWASQRAEQDKDKGAED, encoded by the coding sequence ATGGATCTTTTTTCCTCAGAAACATCCGGGAAAGCTCCGGCACCTTTGGCCGAGCGCCTGCGACCGCAGCGCATCGACGAAATGGTTGGCCAGCAGCATCTCCTCGGTGAAAAGGGCATCTTACGACGCCTGATCGAGCAGGACCAACTCACCTCTGCAATCTTCTGGGGTCCACCGGGGACCGGCAAAACCACCTTGGCCAGAGTCATCGCTCAGACCACCCGCAGTTATTTCGTTGCCTTCTCGGCCGTCCTGCAAGGCGTTAAGGATATTCGCGAAGTCGTCGCCAAAGCTCAGCAGGAGAGAAACTACTACGGGCGGCGGACACTGCTCTTTATCGATGAAATTCATCGTTTCAACAAAGCTCAACAGGATGCACTCTTACCCTGGGTGGAGAATGGCGACATCATCCTGATCGGCGCAACAACAGAAAACCCCTCCTTCGAGGTTAATTCCGCCCTGCTCTCCCGTTCAAAAGTGTTTGTTCTCGAACCCTTGGCGGCAGACGATATCGCAAAACTCCTCAACCGAGCGCTCTCCTCACAAGAAGGGCTTGGCGAGCAACAACTGACCATCGACGATGGAGCAATCACCTTCATCGCTGAACAATCTCATGGCGACGCACGCTCCGCGCTGAACAGCCTGGAAGTCGCAGCGGCTACCGCCACCGGAAAAACTATCCTGCAGAGCGATGCGGCAGCCGCCATGCAAAAAGCGCCACTCCTCTATGACAAAGGCGCCGAAGAACACTACAACGTAATCTCCGCGTTCATAAAAAGTATGCGTGGCTCAGACCCGGATGGCGCCATTTACTGGCTGGCCCGCATGATTGAAGCTGGCGAGGATCCGCTCTTCATCGCGCGTCGGATGGTCATTTTTGCCTCAGAAGACGTCGGCAATGCCGACCCGCGCGCACTGCAAATCGCTGTATCTGCCCAGCAGGCCGTTCACTTCATAGGGCTGCCGGAAGGCCGCATCCCGCTGGCTCAAGCCGTCACCTACCTGGCCACAGCTCCCAAGAGTAATGCAGCCTATGTGGCCATTGGCGAGGCGCAGAAAGAAGTTCGCCAGAGTGGCGCTCTGCCAGTTCCTCACCACTTGCGCAACGCCGCGACGGGCCTCATGAAAGAACTTGGCTACGGCAAAGATTATCAATACGCGCACAACCATGAAAACAGCGTTGTCACCCAAAAACATCTCCCCGAAGCTCTTGGTGACACAAGCTACTACCGCCCCAAAGAGTCCGGATACGAGAAAACAATCCAGGAAAGACTCGACTGGTGGGCCTCACAGAGAGCAGAACAGGACAAAGACAAGGGGGCTGAGGACTAG
- a CDS encoding M23 family metallopeptidase → MPAKRFTVMIIPEGSHQVRRFAVRSSVVKGVLALSVVLALGLTGLTVDYVMTNLDRNELHRLQVENLSQREELNRLVVKLEDLRQEMVVLAQNDAKVRVMAKLSAPKGDSIAGVGGPAREDDVNREFSEIQLRIDEVRRQIDLRRESQEEIQGILNDQRSLLAAKPQGWPVKGWLTSSFGLRRDPFNGRRKMHEGLDIASRMGSPVVATADGIVSSVRTEAGYGKMVTIDHGYGYRTIYTHNSKFHVKVGQRVRRGDRIASVGNTGRSTGSHVHYEIRLNGVPVNPNKYL, encoded by the coding sequence TTGCCAGCAAAACGTTTTACCGTAATGATCATACCGGAAGGATCCCATCAGGTTCGTCGCTTTGCGGTGAGGAGTTCTGTTGTAAAAGGGGTTCTGGCTTTATCTGTGGTTCTGGCTTTGGGTCTTACCGGACTGACTGTCGATTATGTAATGACCAATCTGGATCGTAATGAGCTCCATCGCCTGCAGGTTGAAAACCTGTCACAGCGCGAAGAGCTGAATCGCCTGGTGGTTAAGCTCGAAGACCTGCGTCAGGAGATGGTCGTTTTGGCACAAAATGATGCCAAGGTCCGTGTCATGGCCAAGCTTTCGGCTCCGAAAGGTGACAGTATTGCCGGTGTCGGCGGTCCTGCTCGTGAAGACGATGTCAATCGGGAGTTCAGTGAAATCCAACTACGCATTGACGAAGTGCGACGCCAGATTGATCTGCGTCGTGAAAGCCAGGAAGAGATTCAGGGTATTCTTAATGACCAACGTTCATTGCTTGCTGCCAAGCCTCAGGGTTGGCCTGTCAAGGGTTGGTTGACTTCAAGTTTTGGCTTACGTCGGGACCCTTTCAATGGCAGACGCAAGATGCACGAAGGCCTTGATATCGCTTCGAGAATGGGAAGCCCCGTTGTTGCAACAGCTGACGGTATTGTCAGCAGCGTTAGAACCGAGGCGGGCTATGGCAAAATGGTAACCATTGATCACGGCTACGGCTATCGAACAATTTATACGCACAATTCAAAATTTCACGTCAAGGTCGGTCAACGGGTCAGAAGAGGTGATCGTATAGCGTCTGTGGGGAATACCGGGCGCTCGACAGGGTCCCATGTTCACTACGAGATTCGTCTTAACGGTGTTCCTGTTAATCCGAATAAATATCTCTAA
- a CDS encoding NAD(+)/NADH kinase, translating to MKRIGIFAKRHNEDAASLADEVVAWLVDREIEVFVDEALAEAMPDMHGYPGQAIPPLVDMVVVLGGDGTLLSVARLVGDLRTPILGVNLGSLGFMTEITRSELFPMLVQVLVGDFTVSERMRLLAIIRRKGEEVARYRVLNDVVINKGALARIIDMEAWVDDDYLTTFKADGLIVSTPTGSTGYNLAAGGPIIYPGNHCHVIAPICPHTLTNRPIVVSDEATIRIAVKSLDQDVVFTADGQEGMPLQCGDVVELRKSNHSTLLIKSPSKDYFQVLRTKLHWGER from the coding sequence ATGAAGCGCATTGGAATTTTTGCCAAACGTCACAATGAAGACGCCGCCAGTCTTGCAGATGAGGTTGTTGCCTGGCTGGTTGACCGTGAGATCGAAGTCTTTGTTGATGAAGCTCTTGCTGAAGCCATGCCTGATATGCATGGCTACCCTGGGCAGGCTATCCCGCCCCTGGTTGATATGGTCGTTGTTCTTGGCGGCGATGGCACCCTTCTCTCGGTCGCACGTCTGGTCGGCGACCTGCGTACCCCTATCCTGGGAGTGAATCTCGGCAGCCTTGGTTTTATGACAGAAATTACCCGCTCTGAACTCTTCCCGATGTTGGTACAGGTCCTCGTGGGTGACTTCACTGTCTCCGAACGTATGCGCCTGTTGGCTATTATCCGTCGCAAGGGAGAGGAAGTTGCACGTTACCGGGTTCTTAATGATGTTGTTATCAACAAGGGTGCCCTGGCCAGGATTATTGATATGGAGGCCTGGGTTGATGATGATTACCTGACGACTTTCAAGGCTGATGGCCTGATTGTTTCGACACCGACCGGATCAACCGGCTATAACCTGGCCGCTGGCGGCCCTATTATCTATCCCGGTAACCATTGCCATGTTATCGCACCGATCTGTCCCCACACGCTGACCAATCGACCCATTGTTGTTTCTGATGAAGCAACGATCCGGATCGCGGTTAAATCTCTGGATCAGGATGTCGTCTTTACCGCCGATGGCCAGGAGGGAATGCCCCTTCAGTGCGGCGATGTGGTTGAATTGCGCAAGTCAAATCATTCCACTCTGCTGATCAAAAGCCCCAGTAAAGATTATTTCCAGGTGCTGCGTACCAAGCTGCACTGGGGGGAAAGATGA
- a CDS encoding HD domain-containing phosphohydrolase has translation MTPKLSKDLIYNSRIIDTYIKLLKKKHPDIDTSIALEYAGMQGYEVADQSHWFTQSQIDRFYAKAVEVTGNPQVARDAGRYSASPEAIGAMRQYILGLVGPAHAFGLIRNAASKFTRSAQYQSKRISDNSVEVVVTPYPGIDEKVFQCENRMGFFEAICMMFNDKMPIIEHPECLFDGGQHCRYVISWKRSAADLWSKTRDISAFTLAGACGAATFWNPALTAQTLIPASLATIAALSYTARTKENRELRRSLDNLFDSSEKLIEQMNINYSNSLMNNEIGQAISAPTEVDEILANVIQVLKKRLDFDRGMIMLANKDRDQLLFRTGFGYNSEQLRMLNSIAFHLNKPSSRGVFVVAFHEQRPFLIDDVRELHGKLSSRSLSLIEKLGAHSFICCPIICEGKSIGLLAVDNLKSKRPLQQSDVSLLMGIAPMLGISIRNADLLQTKERQFHSTLEVLAATIDARDPLTAGHSKKVTEYSVGICNTLNISEEETERIRVASLLHDYGKIGVPDAILKKEGQLTEEEYDIVKTHTRKTKDILEGINFDGIYHNIPSIAAAHHENIDGTGYPWGLKGDDIPLGALIISVADFFEAITSKRHYRDPMPTDIAYKLLRQHSGTRFDSQIVEAFIRYHKKQQGPFPSCDINRPKRVPCRTNVSLRANSHATNGLSEDLSTEGMFVSVPEPVQEGTIIKLHFSLPGVDAPPIEALAKVVWTNNNCKKAKPDFPTGNGVHFTEVEQPAAEALYNYIAQVDGGLTH, from the coding sequence ATGACGCCGAAACTATCCAAGGACCTGATATACAACAGCCGTATCATCGATACGTACATCAAACTGTTGAAGAAGAAGCATCCTGACATCGATACCTCCATAGCTCTTGAATATGCTGGCATGCAAGGCTATGAGGTCGCGGACCAATCCCACTGGTTCACCCAGTCACAGATTGACCGTTTTTATGCAAAAGCCGTCGAAGTAACAGGGAACCCTCAAGTAGCCCGCGATGCTGGTCGTTATTCTGCTTCGCCGGAAGCCATAGGGGCCATGCGCCAATATATCCTCGGTCTGGTCGGCCCGGCACACGCCTTCGGCTTGATTCGCAACGCTGCCAGCAAGTTCACCCGTTCCGCTCAATATCAGTCCAAACGCATTAGCGACAATAGCGTTGAAGTCGTGGTCACGCCCTACCCCGGGATCGATGAAAAAGTTTTCCAATGCGAAAACCGCATGGGCTTCTTCGAAGCCATTTGCATGATGTTCAACGACAAGATGCCAATCATCGAACATCCAGAATGCCTCTTCGACGGCGGCCAGCATTGCCGTTACGTGATCAGCTGGAAGCGCTCGGCAGCCGACCTGTGGAGCAAAACCCGTGACATCTCAGCATTTACCCTGGCAGGCGCCTGTGGTGCAGCAACCTTCTGGAACCCGGCATTGACGGCACAAACCCTGATACCCGCTTCACTAGCCACGATCGCCGCCCTCTCCTACACGGCACGCACCAAGGAGAACAGGGAACTGCGCCGCAGCCTCGACAACCTCTTCGATTCAAGTGAAAAACTGATCGAACAGATGAACATCAACTACAGCAACTCCCTGATGAACAACGAAATCGGCCAGGCGATCAGTGCCCCGACGGAAGTCGACGAGATTCTCGCCAACGTCATTCAGGTCCTCAAGAAACGGCTCGACTTCGACCGCGGCATGATCATGCTCGCCAACAAGGATCGTGACCAATTGCTCTTCCGTACCGGCTTTGGCTACAACAGTGAACAGCTGCGCATGCTCAACAGCATCGCATTCCACCTTAACAAGCCGAGTTCACGAGGGGTCTTCGTGGTTGCATTCCATGAACAACGGCCCTTTTTGATTGATGACGTTCGGGAACTGCACGGCAAGCTCTCGTCACGCAGCCTGTCGCTGATTGAAAAGTTGGGAGCCCACTCCTTTATCTGTTGCCCGATTATCTGCGAAGGCAAGTCGATCGGCCTGCTGGCCGTCGACAACCTCAAATCGAAAAGACCGCTGCAGCAAAGTGATGTCAGTCTGCTGATGGGAATCGCACCAATGCTGGGAATCAGCATTCGAAACGCTGACCTGCTGCAGACCAAGGAGCGTCAATTCCACTCGACTCTCGAAGTTCTGGCCGCCACCATTGATGCCCGTGACCCGCTCACCGCAGGGCACAGTAAAAAAGTCACAGAGTACTCCGTGGGCATCTGCAACACTCTGAACATCAGCGAAGAGGAGACCGAAAGGATACGGGTCGCCTCCCTGCTGCACGATTATGGCAAGATCGGCGTTCCAGACGCGATTCTCAAAAAAGAAGGACAGTTAACGGAAGAAGAATACGACATCGTGAAAACTCACACGCGCAAGACCAAGGACATCCTCGAGGGGATCAACTTTGACGGGATCTACCACAACATCCCTTCGATTGCAGCAGCGCATCATGAGAACATCGACGGCACAGGCTACCCCTGGGGACTCAAAGGCGACGACATCCCCCTCGGGGCCTTGATTATCTCCGTTGCTGATTTCTTCGAAGCCATTACCTCCAAGCGTCATTACCGTGACCCGATGCCCACAGACATTGCCTACAAGCTTCTGCGCCAACATAGCGGCACCCGCTTTGACTCGCAAATCGTCGAAGCCTTTATCCGCTACCACAAGAAACAACAGGGTCCCTTCCCAAGCTGCGACATCAACCGCCCAAAGCGCGTGCCTTGCAGAACCAATGTTTCATTGCGCGCCAACAGTCATGCAACCAACGGTCTCTCGGAAGATCTCAGCACCGAGGGAATGTTTGTCAGCGTACCAGAACCTGTTCAGGAAGGAACCATTATCAAGCTGCACTTCAGCTTGCCGGGTGTCGATGCACCACCGATCGAAGCCTTGGCAAAGGTGGTCTGGACCAACAACAACTGCAAAAAAGCCAAACCGGACTTCCCCACAGGTAACGGCGTCCACTTTACTGAGGTTGAGCAACCGGCTGCAGAAGCCTTGTACAATTACATAGCCCAGGTAGATGGCGGGCTCACCCACTAG
- a CDS encoding class I SAM-dependent methyltransferase — protein sequence MTTDFLEYIMEDAQEIERLELKTDPQAVLKQAQWAGLAPGMRVADIGCGPGLTSHLLYDAVQPAGQVIGVDFSGDRIEHARNRYQQNGLVFQQEDFFGDLTALGHFDFVWARFVLEFHRSRATELVAKLSRLVKPGGVLCLIDLDYNCLSHDGLPERVNATIQDVIKGLEKRADFDPYAGRRLYGHLFDLEYQELRLDMSSHHLIYGELTEVERYNWERKVLVAARRSGCDFSLYGGDFYAFAEEFTTSFKNSRRFTYTPLICCCGKKR from the coding sequence ATGACAACTGACTTTCTCGAATATATTATGGAAGATGCCCAGGAGATTGAGCGTCTTGAACTCAAGACCGATCCGCAGGCGGTGCTTAAGCAAGCGCAGTGGGCCGGCCTTGCTCCCGGCATGCGTGTTGCCGACATTGGCTGCGGGCCCGGTTTGACTTCGCACCTCCTGTATGATGCCGTGCAGCCGGCAGGGCAGGTGATTGGTGTCGATTTTTCTGGGGATCGGATTGAGCATGCGAGAAATCGCTATCAGCAAAACGGCTTGGTTTTTCAACAAGAAGATTTTTTCGGAGATCTGACCGCGCTGGGACACTTCGATTTCGTCTGGGCACGTTTTGTACTGGAGTTCCATCGCAGCCGAGCTACTGAACTGGTTGCAAAACTCAGTCGTCTGGTCAAGCCCGGTGGTGTTCTCTGCCTCATCGATCTCGACTATAACTGCCTGAGCCACGACGGCTTGCCTGAGCGGGTGAATGCTACGATTCAGGATGTGATCAAGGGTCTGGAAAAAAGGGCTGATTTTGATCCCTACGCAGGGAGACGTCTCTATGGCCACCTCTTTGATCTGGAATATCAAGAGCTTCGACTCGACATGTCGAGCCATCACCTTATTTATGGTGAGCTCACTGAGGTTGAGCGTTACAACTGGGAGCGCAAAGTTCTGGTTGCTGCGAGACGCTCAGGATGTGATTTCTCACTTTATGGCGGCGATTTTTATGCGTTTGCTGAAGAATTCACGACATCATTTAAAAACTCTCGCCGATTTACATATACGCCGTTGATCTGCTGTTGCGGGAAGAAGCGGTAA
- a CDS encoding N-acetyltransferase: MIRKAILQDARQIHQLLMVYVKDGLVLSRSLMDIFESIRDFYVFVEDDRVVGVAALNICWEDLAEVRSLVVHEDVAGRGIGSHLVEACLSEARRLGIGRVFALTYQQSFFEKLGFEVIEKSELPQKIWSDCIKCVKFPDCDEIALSISL, translated from the coding sequence ATGATTAGAAAAGCGATTCTTCAGGATGCCCGTCAAATACACCAGCTGTTGATGGTTTACGTCAAGGATGGTCTGGTGCTCTCGCGTTCACTGATGGACATATTTGAGTCGATCAGAGATTTTTATGTCTTTGTCGAAGATGACCGGGTTGTCGGTGTTGCTGCTCTGAATATCTGTTGGGAAGATCTTGCCGAGGTGCGCTCTCTGGTTGTTCATGAAGATGTTGCAGGACGAGGAATTGGCAGCCATCTGGTTGAGGCCTGTCTTTCGGAGGCGCGTCGGCTTGGTATTGGCAGAGTTTTTGCTTTAACTTACCAGCAGAGCTTTTTTGAAAAGCTTGGTTTTGAAGTGATTGAGAAATCGGAACTGCCGCAAAAGATCTGGAGTGATTGCATCAAGTGTGTGAAGTTTCCGGACTGTGATGAGATTGCACTCAGTATTTCGCTTTAA
- the recN gene encoding DNA repair protein RecN: MLINLTIANFAIIDRLEVQFDEGFNVLTGETGAGKSIILDAFGLLLGDRARPDLVRAGASEATVEALFDLTGRDDILQAFTVAGFSVDDELVLRRIVQSGGRSRAYVNGNLVTLAQLQSLSELLVTVCGQHEHQSLLQRNVHLTVLDRFGNLDEPLRLYRESYGLMKKIAQQLECLEDAERERQQRLDFLRHQADEISSAQLLPGEEEELLAERLLLQNAERLAGVTRGGYEALYEGNGAVCEVLGGLVSELQSVGEIDPELAELAETVQRSLFEMEDVSTRLRSYLGRIAFEPNRLEVIEERLATLTRLKRKYAPAVEDILGLLENFEQEIAELENTQETRDNLSEELVAHSVERRALGETLSAARKKAAQALEAGLLEEMAALAMPGASFGVTFVELESPGPDGHERVEFMVSSNPGEPLMPLAKVASGGELSRMMLALKRLAPEADRVPTVIFDEVDAGIGGAAATAVGRKLQVVSRTSQILCVTHLPQVAAFADHHHRVVKRELDGRTLTRMEHLGDDERAQEMARMLGGATVTEQTLLHAKELIAASSAS; this comes from the coding sequence ATGCTTATCAATCTGACCATTGCCAACTTTGCCATTATTGACCGGCTTGAAGTTCAGTTCGACGAAGGCTTCAACGTACTTACCGGTGAAACCGGCGCAGGTAAATCAATTATCCTCGACGCCTTTGGCCTGCTGCTGGGTGACCGGGCGCGTCCGGACCTCGTTCGTGCCGGCGCAAGTGAAGCCACTGTGGAAGCGCTTTTTGATCTGACCGGGCGTGATGATATTCTACAAGCCTTTACAGTCGCCGGCTTCTCCGTCGACGATGAACTTGTTTTGAGACGCATTGTGCAAAGCGGCGGTCGGAGCCGCGCTTATGTTAATGGCAACCTGGTGACCCTTGCACAATTGCAGTCTTTGAGTGAACTTCTGGTGACGGTCTGTGGTCAGCATGAACATCAGTCATTACTGCAACGAAATGTTCATCTGACGGTTCTGGATCGTTTCGGTAACCTTGACGAGCCCTTGCGCCTCTACCGTGAGTCTTACGGGCTGATGAAGAAAATTGCCCAGCAGCTTGAATGTCTGGAAGATGCCGAGCGTGAGCGCCAGCAACGACTCGACTTCCTGCGGCATCAAGCTGATGAAATCAGTTCTGCACAGTTGCTTCCCGGTGAGGAAGAAGAACTTCTCGCCGAGCGATTGCTGTTGCAGAATGCCGAGCGCCTCGCAGGGGTAACTCGTGGTGGTTACGAAGCCCTTTATGAGGGCAATGGTGCGGTGTGTGAGGTTTTAGGTGGCCTGGTGTCTGAATTGCAATCGGTCGGTGAGATTGACCCTGAGCTGGCAGAGTTGGCAGAGACTGTTCAACGCAGCCTTTTTGAAATGGAGGACGTTTCCACCCGACTGCGGTCATACCTTGGTCGGATTGCTTTTGAGCCGAACCGTCTCGAAGTCATTGAGGAGCGTCTTGCGACCTTGACCCGCCTGAAACGCAAGTACGCGCCGGCTGTAGAAGACATTTTGGGCCTATTGGAAAACTTTGAACAAGAGATTGCCGAACTGGAAAATACGCAAGAGACTCGGGATAACCTCTCAGAAGAACTCGTGGCTCACTCTGTGGAGAGGCGGGCTCTGGGCGAAACCCTCTCTGCTGCACGCAAGAAGGCGGCTCAAGCGCTCGAGGCAGGACTCCTCGAGGAGATGGCCGCTTTAGCTATGCCGGGAGCGTCTTTTGGAGTGACTTTCGTTGAGCTGGAGAGCCCTGGGCCGGACGGCCACGAGCGGGTTGAATTTATGGTCAGCTCGAACCCGGGGGAGCCCCTGATGCCGTTGGCCAAGGTCGCTTCCGGTGGTGAACTTTCTAGGATGATGCTGGCCCTTAAGCGACTTGCGCCGGAAGCGGACAGGGTGCCAACGGTTATTTTTGACGAAGTGGATGCCGGTATCGGTGGTGCTGCAGCCACCGCGGTCGGCCGCAAGTTGCAAGTCGTGAGTCGGACCTCACAAATTCTTTGTGTGACACATTTGCCGCAGGTGGCAGCCTTTGCCGACCACCACCATCGCGTTGTTAAACGTGAGCTTGACGGTCGCACTCTGACTAGGATGGAGCATCTGGGGGATGACGAGAGGGCTCAGGAGATGGCCAGGATGCTCGGTGGGGCGACGGTAACAGAACAGACCTTGCTGCACGCGAAAGAGTTGATTGCTGCGTCATCGGCTTCCTGA
- a CDS encoding PilZ domain-containing protein → MQSTDLKSTTRNTRKTHRHSDDAHEAPVTPINQSARKISRETLINRLNFLHFQSEALTVLLTHRQNGRSLRLQAIPEPCADENFICLWDATLPPGVGRGDFELRHLEVPHGHHILQVALEKASLIENGLTCHLPEVCHQLTSRRIRRHFCADIAVNVIQNGASFSGTLEDFSAAAFRLELQAKPPQTFQWLKQEEPLTVIFTQSGQTLLSTPGQLLRSHGKRDQHTVVVKPSLAQQSRFPAKKHRNRRLALRPAPEAVFIHPLTKNLIRLDVTDLSGAGMAVAEAPQEAQLLPGMLLEKLELRLADSFSLACQAQVVYCQSLDDSDQDAPLRCGLAILDMEVSDHTRLMSLLHRADDRSKGVCPKIDLDQLWEFFFSSGFIYPQKYLSLKDYKEEFKETYSKLYDSAPEIARHFIYQENSRIVGHMAMLRQFNNSWLIHHHAADRTHSRKAGMETLQLVGEAVNEAQALYSAHMDYVMCFFRPENRFPQRIFGGVAKHYDDPSNCSVDTFDYFHYRKEYDLKWRDGGAWELTPAKEEDLLDLEAFYQNKSGGLMLQGMDLKIESQPDSSLQKSYEKAGFQREQSLFALQKEGTTIALFMLLRTEIGLNLSNLTNAITVIVLDNKALPREAFFTAISMLAAKYPHDEVPILSYPPDYAASQSIDIEKQYNLWVLNCGHLDPYFEFCGNYFKRINRSKEESTS, encoded by the coding sequence GTGCAAAGCACTGACCTGAAAAGCACCACCCGAAACACGAGAAAGACGCATCGACATTCGGACGATGCACATGAAGCACCTGTCACTCCAATCAACCAATCCGCTCGGAAAATCAGCCGAGAAACGCTGATCAACCGGCTTAACTTCCTGCACTTTCAATCAGAGGCCTTAACGGTTCTGCTCACTCACCGACAAAATGGTCGGAGCCTGCGGCTGCAAGCCATCCCGGAACCTTGTGCCGACGAAAACTTCATTTGCCTCTGGGACGCCACGCTGCCTCCAGGCGTCGGCCGTGGAGATTTTGAACTGCGCCACCTGGAAGTTCCTCACGGTCACCATATTCTGCAAGTGGCCCTGGAAAAAGCCAGCCTGATCGAAAATGGTTTAACCTGTCACCTTCCGGAAGTCTGTCACCAACTGACTTCCCGCCGAATCAGAAGACACTTCTGCGCTGATATCGCAGTCAACGTTATACAAAACGGAGCCAGTTTCTCCGGCACCCTGGAAGACTTCAGTGCAGCGGCTTTTCGCCTGGAGCTACAGGCGAAGCCGCCTCAAACCTTTCAGTGGCTGAAGCAGGAAGAGCCGCTCACCGTGATCTTCACCCAGTCAGGGCAGACACTGCTTTCAACTCCAGGCCAGCTATTGCGCAGTCACGGCAAACGTGACCAACATACGGTCGTGGTGAAACCATCTCTTGCCCAGCAAAGCCGTTTCCCGGCAAAGAAACATCGCAATCGCCGCCTGGCTCTTCGCCCGGCCCCGGAAGCTGTTTTTATTCATCCACTGACAAAGAACCTGATTCGACTCGATGTAACGGATCTCTCAGGCGCCGGCATGGCTGTAGCAGAAGCACCCCAGGAAGCACAGCTCTTGCCGGGGATGCTGTTGGAAAAACTCGAGTTGCGCCTTGCAGATTCGTTCAGTCTGGCCTGCCAGGCACAGGTCGTCTATTGCCAGAGTCTCGATGATTCTGACCAAGACGCGCCCTTACGCTGTGGCCTGGCCATCCTTGACATGGAAGTCTCCGACCATACCCGTCTCATGTCACTGTTGCACCGCGCCGACGACCGCAGCAAAGGTGTTTGTCCGAAGATCGACCTTGACCAGCTCTGGGAGTTCTTTTTCTCCAGCGGCTTTATCTACCCGCAGAAGTATCTATCATTGAAGGACTATAAGGAAGAGTTCAAGGAGACTTACAGCAAACTCTACGATTCTGCTCCGGAGATCGCCCGCCACTTCATTTACCAGGAGAACAGCAGGATCGTCGGCCACATGGCGATGCTCCGTCAGTTCAACAACTCCTGGCTGATCCACCATCACGCAGCCGACCGCACTCATTCGCGCAAGGCTGGCATGGAGACGCTACAACTGGTCGGTGAAGCCGTCAACGAAGCCCAGGCGCTCTATTCGGCACACATGGATTACGTCATGTGCTTTTTCCGGCCGGAGAACAGGTTTCCGCAACGCATCTTCGGTGGAGTCGCCAAACATTACGATGACCCTTCCAACTGCTCCGTTGACACATTTGACTACTTCCACTATCGCAAGGAATATGATCTCAAGTGGCGCGATGGAGGGGCTTGGGAGCTGACGCCGGCAAAAGAAGAAGACCTGCTCGATCTGGAGGCATTTTACCAGAACAAATCCGGAGGGCTGATGCTGCAGGGGATGGACCTCAAAATTGAGAGCCAGCCGGATTCTTCACTGCAGAAGAGCTATGAAAAGGCCGGTTTTCAGCGCGAGCAATCTTTATTTGCCCTGCAGAAAGAAGGCACAACCATTGCGCTCTTCATGCTCCTGCGTACGGAGATCGGGTTGAACCTCTCCAACCTGACCAACGCCATCACGGTGATCGTTCTTGACAACAAAGCTTTGCCTCGCGAGGCTTTTTTTACGGCGATTTCCATGTTGGCCGCCAAGTACCCGCATGACGAGGTGCCGATCTTAAGCTACCCGCCAGACTATGCGGCAAGCCAGTCAATCGATATTGAGAAACAATACAATCTCTGGGTGCTCAACTGTGGGCACCTTGACCCCTATTTCGAGTTTTGCGGCAATTATTTCAAGCGCATAAACAGAAGCAAGGAAGAATCTACATCATGA